A section of the Thauera chlorobenzoica genome encodes:
- a CDS encoding class I adenylate-forming enzyme family protein yields MNAAELLCAGRADAIALIEGDTRLDYAALRALCIRNAAAWIDAGIVPGQRCVVSLADGIDWAGAFLGLIWAGAQPISVNPRTRDAQLRELVDDAGAVALLLDDARAASLGDARAIGLTAWRQRTAAATHTPTAIDMDEDAPAFLLYSSGTTGKPKGVIHAQRAVKHAHVFARDILGARAEDRFYSSSKLFFAYPLANSFFAGLRLGATVILDPAWPDPQQVAATVEKHRPSIFFSVPTLYRRLLDAGTAFPALRAAVSAGEACPPALAEEWAAHTGVELVNGYGTTETLSLMLYRTQAMPALCASPLTDVVEEDIPGNEGSRLRLWFSHPAIALGYSREVTHDTARFGNGAFSPGDVFRPAEHSEGWQFAGRTDQLVKVFGRWVDVLAVENALHERLKSQVNELCVVPSQADDADVIRLHLFAVPGSTPEKELLRTAREAIEALPPYQRPESVHLVEDFPRTDTGKLRRGELAKSLPG; encoded by the coding sequence ATGAACGCCGCCGAACTGTTGTGCGCCGGCCGCGCCGATGCGATCGCGCTGATTGAAGGCGACACCCGGCTCGATTACGCCGCACTGCGTGCGCTGTGTATCCGCAACGCCGCCGCATGGATCGACGCGGGGATCGTTCCCGGCCAGCGCTGCGTCGTTTCGCTGGCCGACGGCATCGACTGGGCAGGCGCCTTTCTCGGTCTGATCTGGGCCGGTGCGCAGCCGATCTCGGTCAATCCCCGCACCCGCGACGCACAGCTGCGCGAACTGGTGGACGACGCCGGCGCGGTCGCACTGCTGCTCGATGACGCGCGTGCCGCCAGCCTGGGCGATGCGCGCGCGATCGGGCTGACGGCATGGCGTCAGCGCACGGCGGCCGCGACGCACACCCCCACCGCCATCGACATGGACGAGGATGCACCTGCATTCCTGCTCTACTCCTCGGGCACCACCGGCAAGCCGAAGGGCGTGATCCATGCGCAGCGTGCGGTCAAACACGCCCACGTGTTCGCCCGCGACATCCTCGGCGCCCGCGCCGAAGACCGCTTCTATTCGAGCTCCAAGCTGTTCTTCGCCTACCCGCTGGCGAATTCCTTTTTCGCCGGCCTGCGCCTGGGAGCGACGGTGATCCTCGATCCGGCCTGGCCCGACCCGCAGCAGGTCGCGGCCACGGTGGAGAAGCACCGCCCGAGCATCTTCTTCAGCGTGCCGACGCTGTACCGCCGCCTGCTCGATGCCGGCACCGCCTTTCCCGCGCTGCGCGCCGCGGTATCCGCAGGCGAAGCCTGTCCGCCGGCGCTCGCCGAGGAATGGGCCGCGCATACCGGCGTCGAGCTGGTCAACGGCTACGGCACCACCGAGACCCTGTCGCTGATGCTCTACCGCACCCAGGCGATGCCGGCGCTGTGCGCGAGCCCGCTGACCGACGTGGTCGAGGAAGACATCCCGGGCAACGAGGGCAGCCGCCTGCGCCTGTGGTTCTCCCACCCGGCGATCGCGCTCGGCTATTCGCGTGAAGTGACCCACGATACGGCACGCTTCGGCAACGGTGCGTTCTCCCCCGGCGACGTCTTCCGCCCGGCGGAGCACAGCGAAGGGTGGCAGTTCGCCGGCCGTACCGATCAGCTGGTGAAGGTGTTCGGGCGCTGGGTGGACGTGCTCGCGGTGGAGAACGCGCTGCACGAGCGCCTGAAGTCGCAGGTCAACGAACTCTGCGTCGTGCCATCCCAGGCCGACGACGCGGACGTGATCCGCCTGCACCTGTTCGCCGTGCCCGGCAGCACGCCCGAAAAAGAGCTCCTGCGCACCGCCCGCGAGGCGATCGAGGCCTTGCCGCCTTACCAGCGTCCGGAGTCGGTGCATCTGGTGGAGGATTTTCCGCGCACCGACACCGGCAAGCTCAGGCGCGGCGAATTGGCCAAGAGCCTGCCGGGCTGA